From a region of the Acidimicrobiales bacterium genome:
- a CDS encoding DUF2207 domain-containing protein, with the protein MAYRTRRKLDVFLLVLGAVGAGIVALIGSAAGDTERIVGYWASAEVVGTQGAVVETIDYDFGVSSRHGIFRDVPGLFSSQIPDESQVTVSSPTAPDQFQLSPTYNGTRIRIGDPNATIRGRHRYNIAYPLEFERVDGLISWNAVGTDWPVGVSGIEVHLLADRELVGPQCSKGPAGAWDGCSVRTVAPGHLVAEVSRLDAYEGVTISALPGDRLAAMPAAPTPPRGDVNDPGAGLLAAFVVAAAAAIASAAVISTRIRKRGREWVWVGGSADAAFGPQFGEQYAVKLVDHEELDAMASTEFVPPKGLTAWQGGVLYAESANANHRVAWLLERAIAGEVEIEGSGKNVTIRRNTTDSPDHEALDRLFGGRSRVSLAKYDKQFATGWTKLGSRQSSWLEDSGLWDGEGDRRKLLARIFGAVALVVGAVFVFGFAFVANRWGLPWLAGVALGALAAGSGWALVIRSWELRGRTPEGSGMWIRIESFRRFIENSDARHVEDAAKRGVLLEYTAWATALGEADHWAEVVKEAEKMGTISGSDTRAVYFATMAPSISSATSTAARAPSSSSGGGGSVGGGSGGGGGGSW; encoded by the coding sequence ATGGCGTACCGGACCAGGCGCAAACTCGACGTCTTCTTGTTGGTGCTGGGCGCTGTGGGCGCGGGCATCGTCGCCCTCATCGGCTCGGCCGCCGGCGACACCGAGAGGATCGTGGGCTACTGGGCCTCGGCCGAGGTCGTCGGAACTCAGGGCGCCGTGGTCGAGACGATCGACTACGACTTCGGTGTCTCCAGCCGCCACGGCATCTTTCGAGACGTGCCCGGGCTGTTCTCGTCACAGATACCCGACGAGTCGCAGGTGACCGTGTCTTCGCCGACCGCTCCCGATCAGTTTCAGCTCAGCCCCACCTACAACGGCACTCGAATCCGAATCGGCGATCCCAACGCCACCATCCGCGGGAGGCATCGCTACAACATCGCCTACCCACTCGAGTTCGAGCGCGTAGACGGCTTGATCTCGTGGAACGCTGTCGGCACCGATTGGCCGGTCGGAGTCTCGGGCATCGAGGTTCATCTGCTGGCCGATCGCGAACTGGTGGGGCCGCAATGTTCGAAAGGGCCTGCAGGGGCCTGGGACGGGTGTTCGGTACGCACGGTCGCACCGGGCCACCTGGTGGCCGAAGTGTCTCGGCTCGATGCCTACGAAGGTGTCACGATCTCGGCTCTTCCTGGCGATCGCTTGGCCGCAATGCCTGCTGCGCCAACACCGCCTAGGGGCGACGTCAACGACCCCGGCGCGGGCCTGCTGGCCGCTTTCGTGGTCGCCGCCGCGGCTGCCATCGCGTCGGCTGCGGTCATCTCCACCCGCATCCGCAAGCGGGGTCGCGAGTGGGTGTGGGTCGGCGGTTCTGCCGATGCCGCGTTCGGCCCTCAGTTTGGCGAGCAATACGCTGTGAAGCTCGTCGACCACGAAGAACTCGACGCCATGGCATCGACCGAGTTCGTTCCGCCCAAGGGTCTCACCGCCTGGCAGGGAGGGGTTCTCTACGCCGAAAGCGCAAACGCCAACCATCGGGTGGCGTGGCTGCTCGAGCGGGCCATAGCCGGCGAGGTCGAGATCGAGGGCTCGGGCAAGAACGTCACCATTCGGCGCAACACCACAGACTCGCCCGACCACGAAGCGCTCGACCGGCTGTTCGGGGGAAGGTCGCGGGTTTCGCTGGCCAAATACGACAAGCAGTTCGCCACCGGGTGGACGAAGCTGGGCTCGCGCCAGTCGAGTTGGCTAGAGGACTCGGGACTGTGGGACGGCGAAGGCGATCGCCGCAAGCTCCTGGCCCGAATCTTCGGCGCAGTCGCGCTGGTGGTCGGAGCGGTGTTCGTGTTCGGGTTTGCGTTCGTGGCCAACCGATGGGGCCTGCCATGGCTGGCCGGTGTGGCGTTAGGAGCCCTCGCCGCCGGCAGCGGTTGGGCACTGGTCATCCGCAGCTGGGAACTGAGGGGTCGCACACCCGAGGGCAGCGGCATGTGGATTCGTATCGAGTCGTTCAGGCGCTTCATCGAGAACTCCGACGCACGCCACGTCGAAGACGCCGCCAAGCGTGGGGTGCTGCTCGAATACACCGCCTGGGCCACCGCCTTGGGCGAAGCCGATCACTGGGCCGAGGTCGTGAAGGAAGCCGAGAAGATGGGCACCATCTCGGGCTCTGACACCCGCGCCGTCTACTTCGCCACCATGGCACCAAGCATCTCCAGCGCAACATCGACGGCTGCACGAGCGCCGTCCAGCAGCAGCGGAGGTGGCGGCTCGGTCGGTGGGGGTTCGGGCGGCGGCGGTGGTGGCTCCTGGTGA
- a CDS encoding APC family permease, with protein MSAASGGHDRQGSLRRHLGVGDAVVIGAGSMIGAGVFAAWAPAAGAAGGARVIGQALAAAVAFANAASSAQLAAIHPESGGTYVYGRRQLGDGWGHLAGWGFVVGKTASCAAMALTVGAYLWPQHERAVAIGAVAVITVVNIGGLSRTVAVTRMLLVVSLAALAAVVVAGWTGGQADIARIDLTEGDALGVLRSAGFLFFAFAGYARIATLGEEVRDPAVTIPKAVPRALLAVLIVYAIVAVTALAVVDSAALAATDAPLRLVGSGAPTGFSTVVRVGAGVAALGVLLNLIPGVSRTSMAMARNRELPGWFAHIDHNRDIPLRAELTVAGVVMALVVLLDLRNAIAVSGVAVLTYYAVTNAAALTLSPQQRRWPRSLAWFGLAGCVVLIFSLPPTAVVSGSAVLAAGVLARAVVARRSTSR; from the coding sequence GTGAGCGCTGCGTCGGGCGGTCACGACCGACAGGGTTCGCTGCGCCGCCACCTGGGTGTGGGCGACGCAGTGGTGATCGGCGCAGGGTCGATGATCGGAGCCGGTGTATTCGCGGCCTGGGCACCCGCGGCCGGCGCCGCCGGCGGCGCCCGGGTGATAGGCCAGGCGCTGGCGGCGGCGGTTGCTTTCGCCAACGCGGCATCGTCGGCCCAGCTGGCCGCGATACATCCCGAGTCGGGCGGCACCTATGTCTATGGCCGCCGCCAGCTGGGCGATGGGTGGGGACACCTGGCCGGTTGGGGGTTCGTCGTTGGCAAGACAGCGTCGTGTGCAGCGATGGCGTTGACGGTGGGCGCATACCTGTGGCCACAACACGAACGTGCGGTGGCGATCGGTGCCGTGGCCGTCATCACGGTCGTCAACATCGGCGGCCTGAGCCGCACCGTCGCCGTGACCCGGATGCTGCTGGTGGTCTCGCTGGCCGCGCTGGCCGCAGTGGTGGTCGCGGGCTGGACCGGGGGCCAAGCCGACATCGCACGCATCGACCTGACCGAAGGCGACGCGTTGGGCGTGCTGCGGTCGGCAGGCTTCTTGTTCTTCGCATTCGCCGGCTATGCGCGCATAGCCACGCTGGGCGAGGAGGTCCGCGATCCAGCGGTCACCATTCCCAAGGCCGTACCTCGAGCTCTGCTGGCGGTGCTGATCGTCTACGCGATCGTGGCGGTGACTGCCCTGGCCGTGGTCGACAGCGCTGCGCTGGCCGCCACCGACGCGCCTCTTCGGCTGGTCGGATCGGGCGCGCCGACGGGGTTCTCGACCGTTGTGCGAGTGGGCGCTGGCGTCGCCGCCCTGGGTGTGCTGTTGAACCTGATACCCGGGGTGTCACGCACGTCGATGGCCATGGCGCGCAACCGCGAACTGCCGGGTTGGTTCGCTCACATCGACCACAACCGCGACATTCCTCTGCGCGCCGAGCTGACGGTTGCCGGTGTGGTGATGGCACTGGTGGTGTTGCTGGATCTGCGCAACGCCATCGCCGTGTCGGGCGTTGCCGTGCTGACCTACTACGCAGTGACCAACGCTGCCGCGCTGACACTGAGCCCTCAGCAACGCCGATGGCCCCGGTCGCTCGCATGGTTTGGCCTCGCCGGCTGTGTGGTGCTGATCTTCAGCCTGCCCCCGACAGCGGTCGTATCCGGCTCCGCAGTGCTGGCTGCCGGAGTGCTCGCCCGTGCCGTGGTCGCCCGCCGCAGCACATCTCGCTGA
- a CDS encoding OsmC family protein, producing the protein MSNTKSTTVHHLVGKRFVGKTPDGMQVMIDGEDAAKTGMNPMELLLNAVGACAAFDVVVMIGKRRLDLLSYRIELEGDRADSVPAFYTAIRAKHIIDAPGLSTKMAERFVGLATDKYCSVASSLNPDISITYEVELLHDDAEGEDE; encoded by the coding sequence GTGAGCAACACCAAGAGCACCACGGTCCATCATCTCGTCGGCAAGCGGTTTGTGGGCAAGACCCCCGACGGCATGCAGGTGATGATCGACGGCGAGGACGCGGCCAAGACGGGCATGAACCCCATGGAGCTCTTGTTGAACGCCGTGGGTGCGTGCGCAGCGTTCGATGTGGTTGTGATGATCGGCAAGCGGCGCCTGGACCTGCTGAGCTATCGCATTGAGCTAGAGGGCGACCGCGCCGACTCGGTTCCCGCTTTCTATACGGCCATTCGGGCCAAGCACATCATCGATGCCCCAGGCCTCAGCACCAAGATGGCCGAGCGCTTTGTGGGCCTGGCCACCGACAAGTACTGCTCGGTCGCCAGCAGCCTCAACCCCGACATCTCGATCACCTACGAGGTCGAGTTGCTGCACGACGATGCCGAGGGCGAAGACGAATAG
- a CDS encoding enoyl-CoA hydratase/isomerase family protein: protein MSDPNVLVERHDGWASLTLNRPHRKNAIIGPLYDELADALNDLSADETVAAIVLSGAGGAFSSGIDLTELQADPRPAWVPNMSSSTNAAHMALYNCQCPIIAAVERYTINASTSLALACDVLVAGESAFMQIGEIRQGSGIPMNAAWMSLKASEFVLARLAYYGDRVPAARMHELGVVQEVVPDDHVLAVAQAHAERMAGYKPGASRSIKAAITARRTIDPQTWFEAPKSNALLNAQQVRD, encoded by the coding sequence ATGTCCGATCCGAATGTCCTCGTCGAACGCCACGATGGGTGGGCGTCGCTCACGCTCAACCGCCCGCACAGGAAGAACGCCATCATCGGGCCGCTCTACGACGAGTTGGCCGATGCCCTCAACGATCTCAGCGCGGACGAAACGGTCGCAGCGATAGTTCTCAGCGGCGCTGGCGGAGCGTTCTCGTCTGGAATCGACCTCACCGAACTCCAGGCCGATCCGCGGCCCGCATGGGTGCCCAACATGTCGAGCAGCACGAACGCCGCCCACATGGCGCTCTACAACTGCCAGTGCCCAATCATCGCCGCGGTCGAGCGCTACACGATCAACGCCAGCACCTCGCTGGCCCTGGCGTGCGACGTACTGGTGGCCGGAGAGTCGGCGTTCATGCAGATCGGCGAGATCCGCCAGGGCTCGGGCATTCCCATGAACGCGGCCTGGATGTCGCTGAAGGCGTCGGAGTTCGTGCTGGCGAGGCTGGCCTACTACGGCGACCGGGTGCCGGCCGCGCGCATGCACGAGCTGGGGGTAGTGCAGGAAGTGGTGCCGGACGACCACGTGTTGGCGGTGGCCCAGGCCCACGCTGAGCGCATGGCCGGTTACAAGCCTGGCGCGTCACGTTCAATCAAGGCAGCCATCACAGCGCGGCGCACCATCGACCCCCAGACGTGGTTCGAGGCTCCCAAGAGCAACGCCCTGCTGAACGCCCAGCAGGTGCGCGACTAG
- a CDS encoding MFS transporter: MSTERSASAYSAVHSRALKSVAVQFFVNGALFASFVPRLPEIRDRIEVSVSTIGVLLSLAGLSGLLGSAAVGHVIGRFGTRRVMLSASAVVSGCLAVVGLARSPALFVVGLMGMIAFDVLVDVAMNMQGSWLSALRHTPVLNRLHGLWSLGTLVGGAVSSRMAAAGVSLTAHLLGAAAVLLLVLAYVGPGLLADDLSPETATEPANDSDHRPMRPVSVGKLVLFGFFAAGFFGVTLELTAIDWAAFRLSDDFALSAGSAAFGYVAVTAGMTVSRFVADSVVARLGTMTTTWISLGLTATGMLIANLSASSSLSLVGFALNGAGIAALLPAMYDTAAKLPGRSALGLGALTAGLRTAALSVPGVVGLLAGTGLSVGQAVVVVALPSVVGFGVAVSRMGVFR, from the coding sequence GTGTCCACCGAACGTTCAGCATCGGCCTACAGCGCCGTGCACAGCCGCGCTCTCAAATCGGTGGCGGTTCAGTTCTTCGTGAACGGTGCCCTGTTTGCGTCGTTCGTGCCCCGACTGCCCGAGATTCGCGACCGGATCGAGGTTTCGGTGTCGACCATCGGCGTGTTGTTGTCGCTGGCCGGTCTCAGCGGCCTGTTGGGAAGTGCGGCGGTTGGGCACGTCATCGGCCGGTTCGGAACCAGGCGGGTGATGCTGTCGGCAAGTGCGGTTGTATCGGGCTGCCTCGCGGTTGTCGGGCTGGCTCGCTCTCCAGCGCTGTTCGTCGTCGGGCTGATGGGCATGATCGCGTTCGATGTGCTGGTCGATGTGGCCATGAACATGCAGGGCTCGTGGCTGAGCGCTCTGCGGCACACGCCCGTGCTGAACCGCCTGCACGGCCTGTGGAGCCTGGGCACCCTGGTGGGGGGAGCGGTCTCGTCTCGAATGGCGGCGGCGGGCGTGTCGTTGACCGCCCACCTTCTGGGTGCTGCCGCGGTACTGCTGTTGGTGCTGGCCTACGTCGGACCCGGTCTTTTGGCCGACGACCTTTCGCCGGAGACTGCGACCGAGCCGGCGAACGACAGCGACCACCGGCCGATGCGCCCGGTGTCGGTGGGAAAGCTGGTGCTGTTCGGGTTCTTTGCGGCCGGCTTCTTCGGCGTGACCTTGGAGCTGACCGCCATCGACTGGGCCGCGTTTCGACTCAGCGACGACTTCGCACTGTCGGCCGGCTCGGCTGCATTTGGTTATGTGGCGGTCACGGCCGGCATGACCGTTTCGCGCTTCGTGGCCGACTCGGTCGTGGCGCGGCTGGGAACCATGACCACGACCTGGATCTCGCTCGGGCTCACGGCCACAGGAATGCTGATTGCAAACCTGTCGGCCAGCTCTTCGCTTTCGCTGGTGGGTTTTGCCCTGAACGGTGCAGGCATCGCCGCGCTGTTGCCGGCCATGTACGACACCGCGGCCAAGCTGCCGGGCCGGTCGGCGTTGGGCCTTGGTGCGCTGACCGCCGGGCTGCGGACAGCGGCGCTGAGCGTTCCGGGCGTCGTCGGGCTTCTGGCCGGCACCGGGTTGTCGGTGGGGCAAGCCGTGGTCGTCGTGGCCCTGCCCAGCGTGGTGGGGTTTGGTGTGGCGGTGTCGCGGATGGGTGTGTTCCGGTGA
- a CDS encoding bifunctional nuclease family protein, translating into MKVPVKLLGLHFAPSSGATVVLLGEFDNPDRVLPIFIGPAEARSIAMAMAEVEISRPQTHDLFVDVIEALGAKLVSVDVNDLIDSTFFADLSLEHDGETVVVSSRPSDGIALAVRVGAPVNVESAVLDEAAVMVDHDVDTPFADDEIDQIVERFQSYLETVTPDDFVDPND; encoded by the coding sequence ATGAAGGTCCCCGTAAAGCTGCTCGGGCTTCACTTCGCCCCTTCGTCGGGCGCCACCGTGGTGTTGCTGGGTGAGTTCGACAACCCAGACCGGGTACTGCCGATCTTCATCGGACCTGCCGAAGCACGCTCGATAGCCATGGCGATGGCCGAGGTCGAGATATCGCGGCCACAGACACACGACCTGTTCGTCGACGTGATCGAGGCGCTCGGCGCCAAGCTGGTCAGCGTCGACGTCAACGACCTGATCGACAGCACCTTCTTCGCAGACCTGTCGCTGGAACACGACGGCGAGACGGTGGTGGTTTCGTCGCGGCCCAGCGATGGCATCGCGTTGGCCGTGCGGGTCGGCGCGCCCGTCAATGTCGAGTCAGCGGTGCTGGACGAGGCCGCGGTGATGGTCGACCACGACGTCGACACCCCGTTTGCCGACGACGAGATCGACCAGATCGTCGAGCGGTTCCAGAGCTATCTCGAGACCGTCACACCCGACGACTTCGTCGACCCCAACGACTGA